One genomic region from Macrobrachium rosenbergii isolate ZJJX-2024 chromosome 1, ASM4041242v1, whole genome shotgun sequence encodes:
- the LOC136840151 gene encoding hatching enzyme 1.2-like, producing the protein MTEEHGSRAGYVNREAVWDAIAHWEENTCLIFEEVPTTYSGPHLAFERNSENCSSYVGMTGSSAQSVYLTELCEEHFGELVIEIGHAIGMWHEETRSDRDTYVHINTDNALPEKLSNFFKESDNSYGVPYDYSSIMHNHERVRLSSRNHRM; encoded by the exons ATGACTGAGGAACATGGTTCAAGAGCTG GTTACGTTAATCGTGAGGCTGTCTGGGATGCCATAGCCCACTGGGAAGAGAATACGTGCCTGATATTTGAAGAAGTTCCTACCACCTACAGTGGTCCACACCTGGCATTTGAAAGGAACTCTGAGAATTGCAGTTCCTACGTCGGCATGACTGGTTCTTCGGCGCAGTCCGTTTACCTAACGGAACTTTGCGAGGAACAT TTTGGCGAGCTTGTTATAGAGATCGGCCACGCCATCGGCATGTGGCATGAAGAGACAAGGTCAGACAGGGATACCTACGTCCACATTAACACTGACAACGCCCTTCCAGAGAAGCTCAGCAATTTCTTCAAAGAGTCCGACAATAGTTATGGTGTCCCTTATGATTACAGTTCCATCATGCACAACCATGAGAGGGTGAGATTGTCATCAAGGAACCACAGGATGTAA